One segment of Hemibagrus wyckioides isolate EC202008001 linkage group LG05, SWU_Hwy_1.0, whole genome shotgun sequence DNA contains the following:
- the hnf1a gene encoding hepatocyte nuclear factor 1-alpha isoform X2 yields MEGGEERGMEGRVCRLSALQQQLLCSLLGSGVTREVLIQAVSELERERNRVGTVVGGGAGADRGEVAERTDGESSEDGDSDFPPPIFREIEKLPPEEAARQRAEVEQLLQEDPWRVAKMIKSYMQQHNLPQREVVDATGLNQSHLSQHLNKGTPMKNQKRAALYSWYVKKQDEISQQFTNARRGLVLGEEPIEENRKGRRNRFKWGPASQQILFQAYERQKNPSKEEREGLVEECNRAECLQRGVSPSQLAGLGSNLVTEVRVYNWFANRRKEEAFRHKLALDPPYSSQSASGAEHSIPPTPTQGVSRYHGKSMLSCLKFTSSVVCEGVGGVRAPGSGDRSDAGHLGAGLVQLEPSHTLLEAHQHKPGSGGGSLPPVSTLTSLHGVSHTHSGSPQGLIMASLPSVMSLGDSSLLIGLTSAQPQTVPVINNVGGGFTTLQPITFQQQLHASPQQPITQQLPGHMTPSPFMATMAPLPCHMYSKTDLTSYPSSSLLSQAMVIADSSSIGTLANLTTVRQTLSLDPDEHTNTPIQEESLHLQSSSPVPVSTSSLDLYPQTQSSESHTSHLLASSPGDIGPYIPAQMVSTAQ; encoded by the exons atggagggaggagaggagCGAGGGATGGAGGGACGAGTGTGCAGGCTTTCGGCTCTGCAGCAGCAGCTGCTCTGCTCTCTGCTGGGCTCTGGAGTGACCCGTGAAGTTCTGATCCAGGCCGTCAGCGAGCTGGAGAGAGAGCGGAACCGAGTCGGAACCGTGGTGGGGGGCGGAGCCGGAGCAGACCGTGGGGAAGTGGCCGAGCGCACGGACGGAGAGAGCTCAGAGGATGGAGACTCAGACTTTCCTCCACCCATCTTCAGGGAGATCGAGAAACTACCACCAGAGGAAGCGGCTAGACAAAGAGCTGAGGTGGAGCAGCTGCTACA ggaggACCCATGGCGTGTGGCGAAGATGATAAAGAGCTACATGCAGCAGCATAATCTTCCTCAGAGAGAGGTGGTGGATGCCACAGGTCTGAATCAGTCTCATCTCTCACAGCACCTGAATAAAGGAACGCCCATGAAGAACCAGAAACGAGCCGCGCTCTACAGCTGGTATGTCAAGAAACAGGACGAGATCAGCCAGC AGTTCACCAATGCCAGGAGAGGACTGGTTCTGGGGGAGGAGCCAATAGAAGAAAACAGGAAGGGGAGGAGAAACCGCTTTAAATGGGGCCCGGCGTCACAGCAGATCCTGTTCCAGGCCTACGAGCGCCAGAAAAACCCGAgcaaggaggagagagagggactggtGGAGGAGTGTAACCG agcggAGTGTTTGCAGAGGGGCGTGTCTCCATCACAGCTGGCCGGTTTGGGTTCGAACCTGGTGACAGAAGTGCGTGTTTATAACTGGTTCGCTAATCGCCGCAAAGAAGAAGCTTTTCGCCACAAACTGGCACTCGACCCTCCTTACAGCAGCCAATCAGCATCCGGGGCTGAGCACAGCATCCCGCCCACTCCCACACAAG GAGTTTCCCGTTACCATGGCAAGTCGATGCTAAGCT gtctgaAGTTCACTtcctctgtagtgtgtgagggcGTAGGGGGAGTGCGGGCTCCTGGAAGCGGAGACAGAAGTGACGCCGGACACCTGGGGGCAGGTCTGGTCCAGCTGGAGCCCAGTCACACGCTTCTGGAAGCACATCAGCACAAACCA gggtCAGGAGGAGGGTCACTGCCACCTGTAAGCACTCTCACCTCTCTTCACGgcgtgtctcacacacactccggctCACCGCAGGGTCTCATCATGGCCTCCTTACCCAGCGTCATGAGTCTGGGAGACTCGTCTCTACTcatag GTCTCACGTCCGCTCAGCCACAGACAGTTCCTGTCATCAACAATGTAGGGGGCGGGTTCACCACGCTCCAGCCAATCACCTTCCAGCAGCAGCTCCATGCATCTCCacagcagccaatcacacaGCAGCTGCCAGGTCACATGACTCCGAGTCCCTTCATGGCCACGATGGCGCCGCTGCCCTGCCACA tgtacaGTAAGACAGATCTGACATCATATCCCTCCTCCAGCCTCCTGTCCCAGGCCATGGTCATCGCTGACAGCAGCAGCATTGGAACCCTTGCTAACCTTACCACGGTCCGGCAG acgcTGAGCTTAGACCCtgatgaacacacaaacaccccgaTCCAGGAGGAGTCACTACACCTGCAGTCCAGCTCTCCAGTACCag TGTCCACCAGCAGTCTGGACCTTTATCCTCAAACCCAGTCCAGCGAGAGCCACACCTCCCACCTGCTTGCATCATCACCCGGAGATATCGGCCCCTACATTCCTGCACAGATGGTCTCTACCGCTCAGTAG
- the hnf1a gene encoding hepatocyte nuclear factor 1-alpha isoform X5 codes for MEGGEERGMEGRVCRLSALQQQLLCSLLGSGVTREVLIQAVSELERERNRVGTVVGGGAGADRGEVAERTDGESSEDGDSDFPPPIFREIEKLPPEEAARQRAEVEQLLQEDPWRVAKMIKSYMQQHNLPQREVVDATGLNQSHLSQHLNKGTPMKNQKRAALYSWYVKKQDEISQQFTNARRGLVLGEEPIEENRKGRRNRFKWGPASQQILFQAYERQKNPSKEEREGLVEECNRAECLQRGVSPSQLAGLGSNLVTEVRVYNWFANRRKEEAFRHKLALDPPYSSQSASGAEHSIPPTPTQGVSRYHGKSMLSLCEGVGGVRAPGSGDRSDAGHLGAGLVQLEPSHTLLEAHQHKPGSGGGSLPPVSTLTSLHGVSHTHSGSPQGLIMASLPSVMSLGDSSLLIGLTSAQPQTVPVINNVGGGFTTLQPITFQQQLHASPQQPITQQLPGHMTPSPFMATMAPLPCHMYSKTDLTSYPSSSLLSQAMVIADSSSIGTLANLTTVRQTLSLDPDEHTNTPIQEESLHLQSSSPVPVSTSSLDLYPQTQSSESHTSHLLASSPGDIGPYIPAQMVSTAQ; via the exons atggagggaggagaggagCGAGGGATGGAGGGACGAGTGTGCAGGCTTTCGGCTCTGCAGCAGCAGCTGCTCTGCTCTCTGCTGGGCTCTGGAGTGACCCGTGAAGTTCTGATCCAGGCCGTCAGCGAGCTGGAGAGAGAGCGGAACCGAGTCGGAACCGTGGTGGGGGGCGGAGCCGGAGCAGACCGTGGGGAAGTGGCCGAGCGCACGGACGGAGAGAGCTCAGAGGATGGAGACTCAGACTTTCCTCCACCCATCTTCAGGGAGATCGAGAAACTACCACCAGAGGAAGCGGCTAGACAAAGAGCTGAGGTGGAGCAGCTGCTACA ggaggACCCATGGCGTGTGGCGAAGATGATAAAGAGCTACATGCAGCAGCATAATCTTCCTCAGAGAGAGGTGGTGGATGCCACAGGTCTGAATCAGTCTCATCTCTCACAGCACCTGAATAAAGGAACGCCCATGAAGAACCAGAAACGAGCCGCGCTCTACAGCTGGTATGTCAAGAAACAGGACGAGATCAGCCAGC AGTTCACCAATGCCAGGAGAGGACTGGTTCTGGGGGAGGAGCCAATAGAAGAAAACAGGAAGGGGAGGAGAAACCGCTTTAAATGGGGCCCGGCGTCACAGCAGATCCTGTTCCAGGCCTACGAGCGCCAGAAAAACCCGAgcaaggaggagagagagggactggtGGAGGAGTGTAACCG agcggAGTGTTTGCAGAGGGGCGTGTCTCCATCACAGCTGGCCGGTTTGGGTTCGAACCTGGTGACAGAAGTGCGTGTTTATAACTGGTTCGCTAATCGCCGCAAAGAAGAAGCTTTTCGCCACAAACTGGCACTCGACCCTCCTTACAGCAGCCAATCAGCATCCGGGGCTGAGCACAGCATCCCGCCCACTCCCACACAAG GAGTTTCCCGTTACCATGGCAAGTCGATGCTAAGCT tgtgtgagggcGTAGGGGGAGTGCGGGCTCCTGGAAGCGGAGACAGAAGTGACGCCGGACACCTGGGGGCAGGTCTGGTCCAGCTGGAGCCCAGTCACACGCTTCTGGAAGCACATCAGCACAAACCA gggtCAGGAGGAGGGTCACTGCCACCTGTAAGCACTCTCACCTCTCTTCACGgcgtgtctcacacacactccggctCACCGCAGGGTCTCATCATGGCCTCCTTACCCAGCGTCATGAGTCTGGGAGACTCGTCTCTACTcatag GTCTCACGTCCGCTCAGCCACAGACAGTTCCTGTCATCAACAATGTAGGGGGCGGGTTCACCACGCTCCAGCCAATCACCTTCCAGCAGCAGCTCCATGCATCTCCacagcagccaatcacacaGCAGCTGCCAGGTCACATGACTCCGAGTCCCTTCATGGCCACGATGGCGCCGCTGCCCTGCCACA tgtacaGTAAGACAGATCTGACATCATATCCCTCCTCCAGCCTCCTGTCCCAGGCCATGGTCATCGCTGACAGCAGCAGCATTGGAACCCTTGCTAACCTTACCACGGTCCGGCAG acgcTGAGCTTAGACCCtgatgaacacacaaacaccccgaTCCAGGAGGAGTCACTACACCTGCAGTCCAGCTCTCCAGTACCag TGTCCACCAGCAGTCTGGACCTTTATCCTCAAACCCAGTCCAGCGAGAGCCACACCTCCCACCTGCTTGCATCATCACCCGGAGATATCGGCCCCTACATTCCTGCACAGATGGTCTCTACCGCTCAGTAG
- the hnf1a gene encoding hepatocyte nuclear factor 1-alpha isoform X3 translates to MEGGEERGMEGRVCRLSALQQQLLCSLLGSGVTREVLIQAVSELERERNRVGTVVGGGAGADRGEVAERTDGESSEDGDSDFPPPIFREIEKLPPEEAARQRAEVEQLLQEDPWRVAKMIKSYMQQHNLPQREVVDATGLNQSHLSQHLNKGTPMKNQKRAALYSWYVKKQDEISQQFTNARRGLVLGEEPIEENRKGRRNRFKWGPASQQILFQAYERQKNPSKEEREGLVEECNRAECLQRGVSPSQLAGLGSNLVTEVRVYNWFANRRKEEAFRHKLALDPPYSSQSASGAEHSIPPTPTQAGVSRYHGKSMLSCLKFTSSVVCEGVGGVRAPGSGDRSDAGHLGAGLVQLEPSHTLLEAHQHKPGSGGGSLPPVSTLTSLHGVSHTHSGSPQGLIMASLPSVMSLGDSSLLIGLTSAQPQTVPVINNVGGGFTTLQPITFQQQLHASPQQPITQQLPGHMTPSPFMATMAPLPCHMYSKTDLTSYPSSSLLSQAMVIADSSSIGTLANLTTTLSLDPDEHTNTPIQEESLHLQSSSPVPVSTSSLDLYPQTQSSESHTSHLLASSPGDIGPYIPAQMVSTAQ, encoded by the exons atggagggaggagaggagCGAGGGATGGAGGGACGAGTGTGCAGGCTTTCGGCTCTGCAGCAGCAGCTGCTCTGCTCTCTGCTGGGCTCTGGAGTGACCCGTGAAGTTCTGATCCAGGCCGTCAGCGAGCTGGAGAGAGAGCGGAACCGAGTCGGAACCGTGGTGGGGGGCGGAGCCGGAGCAGACCGTGGGGAAGTGGCCGAGCGCACGGACGGAGAGAGCTCAGAGGATGGAGACTCAGACTTTCCTCCACCCATCTTCAGGGAGATCGAGAAACTACCACCAGAGGAAGCGGCTAGACAAAGAGCTGAGGTGGAGCAGCTGCTACA ggaggACCCATGGCGTGTGGCGAAGATGATAAAGAGCTACATGCAGCAGCATAATCTTCCTCAGAGAGAGGTGGTGGATGCCACAGGTCTGAATCAGTCTCATCTCTCACAGCACCTGAATAAAGGAACGCCCATGAAGAACCAGAAACGAGCCGCGCTCTACAGCTGGTATGTCAAGAAACAGGACGAGATCAGCCAGC AGTTCACCAATGCCAGGAGAGGACTGGTTCTGGGGGAGGAGCCAATAGAAGAAAACAGGAAGGGGAGGAGAAACCGCTTTAAATGGGGCCCGGCGTCACAGCAGATCCTGTTCCAGGCCTACGAGCGCCAGAAAAACCCGAgcaaggaggagagagagggactggtGGAGGAGTGTAACCG agcggAGTGTTTGCAGAGGGGCGTGTCTCCATCACAGCTGGCCGGTTTGGGTTCGAACCTGGTGACAGAAGTGCGTGTTTATAACTGGTTCGCTAATCGCCGCAAAGAAGAAGCTTTTCGCCACAAACTGGCACTCGACCCTCCTTACAGCAGCCAATCAGCATCCGGGGCTGAGCACAGCATCCCGCCCACTCCCACACAAG CAGGAGTTTCCCGTTACCATGGCAAGTCGATGCTAAGCT gtctgaAGTTCACTtcctctgtagtgtgtgagggcGTAGGGGGAGTGCGGGCTCCTGGAAGCGGAGACAGAAGTGACGCCGGACACCTGGGGGCAGGTCTGGTCCAGCTGGAGCCCAGTCACACGCTTCTGGAAGCACATCAGCACAAACCA gggtCAGGAGGAGGGTCACTGCCACCTGTAAGCACTCTCACCTCTCTTCACGgcgtgtctcacacacactccggctCACCGCAGGGTCTCATCATGGCCTCCTTACCCAGCGTCATGAGTCTGGGAGACTCGTCTCTACTcatag GTCTCACGTCCGCTCAGCCACAGACAGTTCCTGTCATCAACAATGTAGGGGGCGGGTTCACCACGCTCCAGCCAATCACCTTCCAGCAGCAGCTCCATGCATCTCCacagcagccaatcacacaGCAGCTGCCAGGTCACATGACTCCGAGTCCCTTCATGGCCACGATGGCGCCGCTGCCCTGCCACA tgtacaGTAAGACAGATCTGACATCATATCCCTCCTCCAGCCTCCTGTCCCAGGCCATGGTCATCGCTGACAGCAGCAGCATTGGAACCCTTGCTAACCTTACCACG acgcTGAGCTTAGACCCtgatgaacacacaaacaccccgaTCCAGGAGGAGTCACTACACCTGCAGTCCAGCTCTCCAGTACCag TGTCCACCAGCAGTCTGGACCTTTATCCTCAAACCCAGTCCAGCGAGAGCCACACCTCCCACCTGCTTGCATCATCACCCGGAGATATCGGCCCCTACATTCCTGCACAGATGGTCTCTACCGCTCAGTAG
- the hnf1a gene encoding hepatocyte nuclear factor 1-alpha isoform X1 produces MEGGEERGMEGRVCRLSALQQQLLCSLLGSGVTREVLIQAVSELERERNRVGTVVGGGAGADRGEVAERTDGESSEDGDSDFPPPIFREIEKLPPEEAARQRAEVEQLLQEDPWRVAKMIKSYMQQHNLPQREVVDATGLNQSHLSQHLNKGTPMKNQKRAALYSWYVKKQDEISQQFTNARRGLVLGEEPIEENRKGRRNRFKWGPASQQILFQAYERQKNPSKEEREGLVEECNRAECLQRGVSPSQLAGLGSNLVTEVRVYNWFANRRKEEAFRHKLALDPPYSSQSASGAEHSIPPTPTQAGVSRYHGKSMLSCLKFTSSVVCEGVGGVRAPGSGDRSDAGHLGAGLVQLEPSHTLLEAHQHKPGSGGGSLPPVSTLTSLHGVSHTHSGSPQGLIMASLPSVMSLGDSSLLIGLTSAQPQTVPVINNVGGGFTTLQPITFQQQLHASPQQPITQQLPGHMTPSPFMATMAPLPCHMYSKTDLTSYPSSSLLSQAMVIADSSSIGTLANLTTVRQTLSLDPDEHTNTPIQEESLHLQSSSPVPVSTSSLDLYPQTQSSESHTSHLLASSPGDIGPYIPAQMVSTAQ; encoded by the exons atggagggaggagaggagCGAGGGATGGAGGGACGAGTGTGCAGGCTTTCGGCTCTGCAGCAGCAGCTGCTCTGCTCTCTGCTGGGCTCTGGAGTGACCCGTGAAGTTCTGATCCAGGCCGTCAGCGAGCTGGAGAGAGAGCGGAACCGAGTCGGAACCGTGGTGGGGGGCGGAGCCGGAGCAGACCGTGGGGAAGTGGCCGAGCGCACGGACGGAGAGAGCTCAGAGGATGGAGACTCAGACTTTCCTCCACCCATCTTCAGGGAGATCGAGAAACTACCACCAGAGGAAGCGGCTAGACAAAGAGCTGAGGTGGAGCAGCTGCTACA ggaggACCCATGGCGTGTGGCGAAGATGATAAAGAGCTACATGCAGCAGCATAATCTTCCTCAGAGAGAGGTGGTGGATGCCACAGGTCTGAATCAGTCTCATCTCTCACAGCACCTGAATAAAGGAACGCCCATGAAGAACCAGAAACGAGCCGCGCTCTACAGCTGGTATGTCAAGAAACAGGACGAGATCAGCCAGC AGTTCACCAATGCCAGGAGAGGACTGGTTCTGGGGGAGGAGCCAATAGAAGAAAACAGGAAGGGGAGGAGAAACCGCTTTAAATGGGGCCCGGCGTCACAGCAGATCCTGTTCCAGGCCTACGAGCGCCAGAAAAACCCGAgcaaggaggagagagagggactggtGGAGGAGTGTAACCG agcggAGTGTTTGCAGAGGGGCGTGTCTCCATCACAGCTGGCCGGTTTGGGTTCGAACCTGGTGACAGAAGTGCGTGTTTATAACTGGTTCGCTAATCGCCGCAAAGAAGAAGCTTTTCGCCACAAACTGGCACTCGACCCTCCTTACAGCAGCCAATCAGCATCCGGGGCTGAGCACAGCATCCCGCCCACTCCCACACAAG CAGGAGTTTCCCGTTACCATGGCAAGTCGATGCTAAGCT gtctgaAGTTCACTtcctctgtagtgtgtgagggcGTAGGGGGAGTGCGGGCTCCTGGAAGCGGAGACAGAAGTGACGCCGGACACCTGGGGGCAGGTCTGGTCCAGCTGGAGCCCAGTCACACGCTTCTGGAAGCACATCAGCACAAACCA gggtCAGGAGGAGGGTCACTGCCACCTGTAAGCACTCTCACCTCTCTTCACGgcgtgtctcacacacactccggctCACCGCAGGGTCTCATCATGGCCTCCTTACCCAGCGTCATGAGTCTGGGAGACTCGTCTCTACTcatag GTCTCACGTCCGCTCAGCCACAGACAGTTCCTGTCATCAACAATGTAGGGGGCGGGTTCACCACGCTCCAGCCAATCACCTTCCAGCAGCAGCTCCATGCATCTCCacagcagccaatcacacaGCAGCTGCCAGGTCACATGACTCCGAGTCCCTTCATGGCCACGATGGCGCCGCTGCCCTGCCACA tgtacaGTAAGACAGATCTGACATCATATCCCTCCTCCAGCCTCCTGTCCCAGGCCATGGTCATCGCTGACAGCAGCAGCATTGGAACCCTTGCTAACCTTACCACGGTCCGGCAG acgcTGAGCTTAGACCCtgatgaacacacaaacaccccgaTCCAGGAGGAGTCACTACACCTGCAGTCCAGCTCTCCAGTACCag TGTCCACCAGCAGTCTGGACCTTTATCCTCAAACCCAGTCCAGCGAGAGCCACACCTCCCACCTGCTTGCATCATCACCCGGAGATATCGGCCCCTACATTCCTGCACAGATGGTCTCTACCGCTCAGTAG
- the hnf1a gene encoding hepatocyte nuclear factor 1-alpha isoform X7, with translation MEGGEERGMEGRVCRLSALQQQLLCSLLGSGVTREVLIQAVSELERERNRVGTVVGGGAGADRGEVAERTDGESSEDGDSDFPPPIFREIEKLPPEEAARQRAEVEQLLQEDPWRVAKMIKSYMQQHNLPQREVVDATGLNQSHLSQHLNKGTPMKNQKRAALYSWYVKKQDEISQQFTNARRGLVLGEEPIEENRKGRRNRFKWGPASQQILFQAYERQKNPSKEEREGLVEECNRAECLQRGVSPSQLAGLGSNLVTEVRVYNWFANRRKEEAFRHKLALDPPYSSQSASGAEHSIPPTPTQVCEGVGGVRAPGSGDRSDAGHLGAGLVQLEPSHTLLEAHQHKPGSGGGSLPPVSTLTSLHGVSHTHSGSPQGLIMASLPSVMSLGDSSLLIGLTSAQPQTVPVINNVGGGFTTLQPITFQQQLHASPQQPITQQLPGHMTPSPFMATMAPLPCHMYSKTDLTSYPSSSLLSQAMVIADSSSIGTLANLTTVRQTLSLDPDEHTNTPIQEESLHLQSSSPVPVSTSSLDLYPQTQSSESHTSHLLASSPGDIGPYIPAQMVSTAQ, from the exons atggagggaggagaggagCGAGGGATGGAGGGACGAGTGTGCAGGCTTTCGGCTCTGCAGCAGCAGCTGCTCTGCTCTCTGCTGGGCTCTGGAGTGACCCGTGAAGTTCTGATCCAGGCCGTCAGCGAGCTGGAGAGAGAGCGGAACCGAGTCGGAACCGTGGTGGGGGGCGGAGCCGGAGCAGACCGTGGGGAAGTGGCCGAGCGCACGGACGGAGAGAGCTCAGAGGATGGAGACTCAGACTTTCCTCCACCCATCTTCAGGGAGATCGAGAAACTACCACCAGAGGAAGCGGCTAGACAAAGAGCTGAGGTGGAGCAGCTGCTACA ggaggACCCATGGCGTGTGGCGAAGATGATAAAGAGCTACATGCAGCAGCATAATCTTCCTCAGAGAGAGGTGGTGGATGCCACAGGTCTGAATCAGTCTCATCTCTCACAGCACCTGAATAAAGGAACGCCCATGAAGAACCAGAAACGAGCCGCGCTCTACAGCTGGTATGTCAAGAAACAGGACGAGATCAGCCAGC AGTTCACCAATGCCAGGAGAGGACTGGTTCTGGGGGAGGAGCCAATAGAAGAAAACAGGAAGGGGAGGAGAAACCGCTTTAAATGGGGCCCGGCGTCACAGCAGATCCTGTTCCAGGCCTACGAGCGCCAGAAAAACCCGAgcaaggaggagagagagggactggtGGAGGAGTGTAACCG agcggAGTGTTTGCAGAGGGGCGTGTCTCCATCACAGCTGGCCGGTTTGGGTTCGAACCTGGTGACAGAAGTGCGTGTTTATAACTGGTTCGCTAATCGCCGCAAAGAAGAAGCTTTTCGCCACAAACTGGCACTCGACCCTCCTTACAGCAGCCAATCAGCATCCGGGGCTGAGCACAGCATCCCGCCCACTCCCACACAAG tgtgtgagggcGTAGGGGGAGTGCGGGCTCCTGGAAGCGGAGACAGAAGTGACGCCGGACACCTGGGGGCAGGTCTGGTCCAGCTGGAGCCCAGTCACACGCTTCTGGAAGCACATCAGCACAAACCA gggtCAGGAGGAGGGTCACTGCCACCTGTAAGCACTCTCACCTCTCTTCACGgcgtgtctcacacacactccggctCACCGCAGGGTCTCATCATGGCCTCCTTACCCAGCGTCATGAGTCTGGGAGACTCGTCTCTACTcatag GTCTCACGTCCGCTCAGCCACAGACAGTTCCTGTCATCAACAATGTAGGGGGCGGGTTCACCACGCTCCAGCCAATCACCTTCCAGCAGCAGCTCCATGCATCTCCacagcagccaatcacacaGCAGCTGCCAGGTCACATGACTCCGAGTCCCTTCATGGCCACGATGGCGCCGCTGCCCTGCCACA tgtacaGTAAGACAGATCTGACATCATATCCCTCCTCCAGCCTCCTGTCCCAGGCCATGGTCATCGCTGACAGCAGCAGCATTGGAACCCTTGCTAACCTTACCACGGTCCGGCAG acgcTGAGCTTAGACCCtgatgaacacacaaacaccccgaTCCAGGAGGAGTCACTACACCTGCAGTCCAGCTCTCCAGTACCag TGTCCACCAGCAGTCTGGACCTTTATCCTCAAACCCAGTCCAGCGAGAGCCACACCTCCCACCTGCTTGCATCATCACCCGGAGATATCGGCCCCTACATTCCTGCACAGATGGTCTCTACCGCTCAGTAG
- the hnf1a gene encoding hepatocyte nuclear factor 1-alpha isoform X4 — protein sequence MEGGEERGMEGRVCRLSALQQQLLCSLLGSGVTREVLIQAVSELERERNRVGTVVGGGAGADRGEVAERTDGESSEDGDSDFPPPIFREIEKLPPEEAARQRAEVEQLLQEDPWRVAKMIKSYMQQHNLPQREVVDATGLNQSHLSQHLNKGTPMKNQKRAALYSWYVKKQDEISQQFTNARRGLVLGEEPIEENRKGRRNRFKWGPASQQILFQAYERQKNPSKEEREGLVEECNRAECLQRGVSPSQLAGLGSNLVTEVRVYNWFANRRKEEAFRHKLALDPPYSSQSASGAEHSIPPTPTQAGVSRYHGKSMLSLCEGVGGVRAPGSGDRSDAGHLGAGLVQLEPSHTLLEAHQHKPGSGGGSLPPVSTLTSLHGVSHTHSGSPQGLIMASLPSVMSLGDSSLLIGLTSAQPQTVPVINNVGGGFTTLQPITFQQQLHASPQQPITQQLPGHMTPSPFMATMAPLPCHMYSKTDLTSYPSSSLLSQAMVIADSSSIGTLANLTTVRQTLSLDPDEHTNTPIQEESLHLQSSSPVPVSTSSLDLYPQTQSSESHTSHLLASSPGDIGPYIPAQMVSTAQ from the exons atggagggaggagaggagCGAGGGATGGAGGGACGAGTGTGCAGGCTTTCGGCTCTGCAGCAGCAGCTGCTCTGCTCTCTGCTGGGCTCTGGAGTGACCCGTGAAGTTCTGATCCAGGCCGTCAGCGAGCTGGAGAGAGAGCGGAACCGAGTCGGAACCGTGGTGGGGGGCGGAGCCGGAGCAGACCGTGGGGAAGTGGCCGAGCGCACGGACGGAGAGAGCTCAGAGGATGGAGACTCAGACTTTCCTCCACCCATCTTCAGGGAGATCGAGAAACTACCACCAGAGGAAGCGGCTAGACAAAGAGCTGAGGTGGAGCAGCTGCTACA ggaggACCCATGGCGTGTGGCGAAGATGATAAAGAGCTACATGCAGCAGCATAATCTTCCTCAGAGAGAGGTGGTGGATGCCACAGGTCTGAATCAGTCTCATCTCTCACAGCACCTGAATAAAGGAACGCCCATGAAGAACCAGAAACGAGCCGCGCTCTACAGCTGGTATGTCAAGAAACAGGACGAGATCAGCCAGC AGTTCACCAATGCCAGGAGAGGACTGGTTCTGGGGGAGGAGCCAATAGAAGAAAACAGGAAGGGGAGGAGAAACCGCTTTAAATGGGGCCCGGCGTCACAGCAGATCCTGTTCCAGGCCTACGAGCGCCAGAAAAACCCGAgcaaggaggagagagagggactggtGGAGGAGTGTAACCG agcggAGTGTTTGCAGAGGGGCGTGTCTCCATCACAGCTGGCCGGTTTGGGTTCGAACCTGGTGACAGAAGTGCGTGTTTATAACTGGTTCGCTAATCGCCGCAAAGAAGAAGCTTTTCGCCACAAACTGGCACTCGACCCTCCTTACAGCAGCCAATCAGCATCCGGGGCTGAGCACAGCATCCCGCCCACTCCCACACAAG CAGGAGTTTCCCGTTACCATGGCAAGTCGATGCTAAGCT tgtgtgagggcGTAGGGGGAGTGCGGGCTCCTGGAAGCGGAGACAGAAGTGACGCCGGACACCTGGGGGCAGGTCTGGTCCAGCTGGAGCCCAGTCACACGCTTCTGGAAGCACATCAGCACAAACCA gggtCAGGAGGAGGGTCACTGCCACCTGTAAGCACTCTCACCTCTCTTCACGgcgtgtctcacacacactccggctCACCGCAGGGTCTCATCATGGCCTCCTTACCCAGCGTCATGAGTCTGGGAGACTCGTCTCTACTcatag GTCTCACGTCCGCTCAGCCACAGACAGTTCCTGTCATCAACAATGTAGGGGGCGGGTTCACCACGCTCCAGCCAATCACCTTCCAGCAGCAGCTCCATGCATCTCCacagcagccaatcacacaGCAGCTGCCAGGTCACATGACTCCGAGTCCCTTCATGGCCACGATGGCGCCGCTGCCCTGCCACA tgtacaGTAAGACAGATCTGACATCATATCCCTCCTCCAGCCTCCTGTCCCAGGCCATGGTCATCGCTGACAGCAGCAGCATTGGAACCCTTGCTAACCTTACCACGGTCCGGCAG acgcTGAGCTTAGACCCtgatgaacacacaaacaccccgaTCCAGGAGGAGTCACTACACCTGCAGTCCAGCTCTCCAGTACCag TGTCCACCAGCAGTCTGGACCTTTATCCTCAAACCCAGTCCAGCGAGAGCCACACCTCCCACCTGCTTGCATCATCACCCGGAGATATCGGCCCCTACATTCCTGCACAGATGGTCTCTACCGCTCAGTAG